Within Coffea arabica cultivar ET-39 chromosome 4e, Coffea Arabica ET-39 HiFi, whole genome shotgun sequence, the genomic segment CTACAAGCTTGTTTATTGCCCCACAGTCTGCAGCTATTGTGATGTTATTTGCAAAGATGTTGGCATATTGTACCAGAATGGGGAAAGACGTTTGTTTCTGATCGATTATCCACTCAGGGTCGTATTCAAGCAAGCATGAAAATCGTGAGATTCGAGATCAGTTGATTTTCTTGGATGTATTCTATGTAATGCTGGTAATAAGGAAATCTCCCTGGAAAATGGGGGAAAACCATGTAATAAGGAAGCATTCTAAGTGCTTTTTTCTTAAGTACTAGTTATATTTGTTAGTGTTACATATTGCATATCTCATGCGTTGTAACTCTTATTAACTATGTTACTTTTTAACGATAAATAAAGTAAGTGAAATATAATCTATATATTTTATTTCGCTTCAAATCATATGttcctttatttctttcttttttcttttttggggtgaaatataatttttccacaaagtataaatattcaAAGAAAGAGTTCTGCTTCCCATAACACGTGCAGGATGATATATGCAGTAGTAGATACAAATAGAAGTACCATGTTATTTCTTTACACTATTTAATTCTGGTtgttttgctattttttttctttttttgcactTAAACAGTGGATTTTTACTTACCTTCTTGAACACCAGTTAGGGTAAATAATATcaatgtaggaaagattaattttttaCATAATAGTTGCGAAAAGACTTAATTTACAACAAAAGGCTAGTAATGTCGTTTGAGAACGTAGCTTTTAGAATCAGGAATAAGAGATGAAGTTGACCTGCAGCACAAACTGTTGAGAGAGATTGAGATATTAAACATCAAACACTAAAATACGTAGTGgtcaaatttaatttaaaattaCTTAAGAAACAATAATGAAGCAATTCACAAATGTTGTGAAAATACCGACGTCTTGGGACGCGTTCCACAGCACTATTGGCTGAAGTACTAAGATTTGGACCAGTTTAAAAGATAGATTTGCATATTATTACTTAAATAATTACACAAGAATATTACTCCAGTTGACTTTAGGCCAGCGAAGATGTTAATCCTGAGTACGTATTTGTGGCTGACCTGAAGAAGTATAAGAAAATTGATCCTGAAGAAGTTAAAACAGTAGTTAAAGCCCGCCCGTAGCTTTGTATTGTTTCTGAATATACCTGTTTCTTTGACAAATTGGACAGAATTCATTagcttaaagcaataaaacgagTTAAATTCCGTCCAATCAAAATTGGAATGGAAGAAACTGTGTTCGGAAAGTCAGTTTCAGGCAGCCCACAGCTCCATTGTCGTAGATACGGTACATGCaacctgaatttttttttagcagGCAGTAGCTATATAAGCAGAAGGTAGGAGCCATTTTCTACATCATCAAACACTCAAATCATTACTTGTTAAGTGATAAGCTAAGAAGTGCCACTAATGATGAAGGCATCACTACTCTTTATCCTTTCATTCCTTGTCTTTTCCATTTCCACAAACTCCTCCTTCACTTCAGCTGCCGAAGCACCCGAGCCAGTGCTCGATGTAGCTGGAAAGATGCTGCGAACTGACCGCCAATACTACATATTACCAGCAGCCAATGTCTTTGGCAAATTCAGAGGTGGAGGTCTTACACTATCCGGCATTGGCAAGAACACTTGCCCAGCGGCTGTGTTTCAAGAAATGTCTGAGCAAAAAAATGGCATCCCCTTGTCATTTTTGCCTGTGAACCCGAAAAAAGGTGTGGTTCGAGTCTCCACAGATTTAAACATCAAATTTGCTTATCCACAAACCTGTGGCCAATCTCCAGTTTGGAGCATTGGTAATTATGTTTATCCATCCGGTGACAGCTTTGTCAACATCGGTGGAGTTGTTGGAAATCCTGGTCCTAAGACTTTAAGCAGCTGGTTCaagattgaaaaatttggctatCAGGATTACAAGCTCGTTTATTGTCCCGCGGTATGCAGCTATTGTAAAGTTATTTGCAAAGATGTTGGCATAGAGTACCAGAATGGCAAAAGACGTTTGCATCTCACGACTGATTATCCACTCAGGGTCGTATTCAAGCAGGcataaagatgtgattttagatgcattacatacatacatacagaAAACGCTGGTAATAAAGAAGCCTCCCtggaaaaatgggaaaaaaccATGTAATAAGGAAGCATTCAATTGCTTTTGTTGATGTATAAAATATGCAAGTAAACTATCTGAAGTTGCTTGCTCTTTCTTGTTTCGTAAGTTCATAATAAGGCAATAATTGTAACTACAGAAAATGTTCAAAATTATCACTAAACTATTTGAACATGATTTTGCTACCTATATTTGGTTTCCCACTCAattcttgtttgataatttcttgagaaaaattttgtattACTTGGGTGCCTTTTAGAAATTAAATATGTAGTGGGAAGTATTgaagcaaaaaacaaaaaaagaaagaaagaaagaaagaaa encodes:
- the LOC113742124 gene encoding kunitz trypsin inhibitor 5-like gives rise to the protein MMKASLLFILSFLVFSISTNSSFTSAAEAPEPVLDVAGKMLRTDRQYYILPAANVFGKFRGGGLTLSGIGKNTCPAAVFQEMSEQKNGIPLSFLPVNPKKGVVRVSTDLNIKFAYPQTCGQSPVWSIGNYVYPSGDSFVNIGGVVGNPGPKTLSSWFKIEKFGYQDYKLVYCPAVCSYCKVICKDVGIEYQNGKRRLHLTTDYPLRVVFKQA